In Bacteroidia bacterium, one genomic interval encodes:
- a CDS encoding cell division protein ZapA, which produces METVSMLINVGNRQLNLKVPAADQENILKAEKLLNDKIAALRKSYAVNDNQDILAMCAFSIAGELISQQASGKKSENTRMEKLESLDALLNGFLAQPELFNKY; this is translated from the coding sequence ATGGAAACGGTATCCATGCTTATAAATGTCGGCAACAGACAACTGAACCTAAAGGTTCCTGCAGCCGATCAAGAGAATATCTTAAAAGCTGAAAAGCTTTTAAATGATAAAATTGCTGCATTACGTAAATCTTATGCAGTTAATGACAATCAGGATATTCTGGCAATGTGTGCATTTAGTATTGCCGGAGAACTCATAAGCCAACAGGCTTCCGGCAAGAAATCAGAAAATACTCGTATGGAAAAACTGGAGTCGCTGGATGCATTATTAAACGGTTTTCTGGCGCAGCCGGAGTTGTTTAATAAATACTAA
- a CDS encoding glycosyltransferase family 4 protein, whose amino-acid sequence MKILLLANADSIHTKKWCIALAERGFEIAVFSMSPTDTLWINEKNIKLFVNNRSKKGEHHLSKITYLAALPALSKVIRQFKPDIVHAHYATSYGLLGYLSKFKPFYISVWGSDIIDFPRKSFFHKLLLQKILKSSDKLMCSSQYLKRQLNDLVSKEVKVIPFGVDTKLFRPTTSDKRFSGITIGIIKSLEPVYNIPLVIEALNILKNKYKIDNCKLLIVGGGSLESKLKQQVNNLGLGNDVIFTGKVEQNKVVEYHNAIDIFINVSVYESLGVSVLEASACEKPVIATNVGGLCEVVEDNKTGFLIDEVTPEKLAEKILFLINHPEKRNEMGVNGRIYVIKYFEWEQSINQMVNEYLNN is encoded by the coding sequence ATGAAGATTTTGCTGCTTGCTAATGCAGACTCTATCCACACCAAAAAATGGTGCATAGCACTTGCTGAAAGAGGCTTTGAGATTGCAGTCTTTTCTATGAGCCCGACTGATACTCTTTGGATAAACGAAAAGAATATAAAACTGTTTGTAAATAATCGCTCCAAAAAAGGTGAACATCATTTATCTAAAATAACCTATCTCGCAGCATTACCTGCTTTAAGTAAAGTAATCAGACAATTTAAACCCGATATAGTACATGCACATTATGCAACAAGTTATGGATTGCTTGGCTATCTTTCAAAATTTAAACCGTTCTATATTTCAGTTTGGGGAAGTGACATTATTGATTTTCCACGTAAAAGTTTTTTTCATAAACTGCTCTTGCAAAAAATCCTTAAAAGCTCTGATAAGCTAATGTGTTCAAGCCAATACCTAAAACGTCAATTAAACGACCTAGTATCTAAAGAAGTTAAAGTTATACCCTTTGGAGTTGACACAAAATTATTCAGACCAACTACTTCTGATAAAAGATTTTCAGGTATTACAATTGGAATCATTAAGTCGCTTGAACCGGTTTACAATATTCCTCTTGTAATTGAAGCATTAAATATCCTGAAAAACAAATATAAAATTGACAATTGCAAATTACTGATTGTTGGTGGTGGCTCTTTAGAAAGTAAGCTCAAACAACAAGTAAACAATTTAGGTTTAGGTAATGATGTCATATTTACCGGAAAGGTAGAACAAAATAAAGTTGTAGAATATCATAATGCCATTGATATCTTTATAAATGTCTCTGTGTATGAAAGCCTGGGCGTTTCTGTTCTCGAAGCTTCAGCTTGTGAAAAGCCTGTTATTGCAACAAACGTGGGTGGGCTTTGCGAAGTTGTTGAAGATAATAAAACCGGTTTCTTAATTGATGAGGTAACTCCAGAAAAACTTGCTGAAAAAATATTATTCCTTATCAACCATCCGGAAAAGAGAAACGAGATGGGCGTGAATGGAAGAATCTATGTTATCAAATATTTTGAGTGGGAACAAAGCATTAACCAAATGGTAAATGAATACCTCAATAATTAA
- a CDS encoding sulfatase-like hydrolase/transferase, which yields MSNRKIVLFLWAFLIAVYSLLRISFVILNFSSFSLNSPTEILMVLFAGLRFDLSAIFITNVLVSVILLLPLKFHQKSARIVITSLFLLSNLPFLLFNLIDVGYFHFTQKRTTADFFGVAMLGDDFFNMLPSLLRDYWGLLTGFLILSVVLYKSFLWFIKQRTGKSRWWFVEIAVTIGLTVLLFRGGLQYKPISVLTAARYTSNQNVATVLNTTFTILKTIGKDELKNYDFDKKIPSDLTYFNPQHSYANSGVFKPMNVVLIIMESFGKEYTGYFNQGKGYTPFLDSLMQHSLTCTNAFANGKKSIEGIPGIVSGIPALMNTPYISGQYNSNNLNSLPFLLKKYGYTSSFYHGGNNGTMGFENFTKMAGYDHYVGRNEYGDKDYDGTWGVYDEPFFQFFCHELNKQKQPFVATIFSLSSHHPYAIPPQYNSRFKEGEQPIHQSVRYADYALQQYFDCAKKQSWYHNTLFIITADHTGPSVVSQYQTRTGIYEVPIVYFAPDDSLLQGQYENVTQHTDIVPGVLNYLHYPDSFKFFGNSIFDKTVSIRFAVSFLDGSYQLITNNSISVTDFDSEYHFVLRNAKAVNDSAEASNTLKVFVSLYNRSMIHNKLTEDE from the coding sequence ATGTCGAACAGAAAAATTGTATTGTTTTTATGGGCATTCCTGATTGCGGTATATTCGTTATTACGCATTTCCTTTGTCATTCTAAACTTTAGTTCTTTCAGTCTAAATAGCCCCACAGAAATTTTAATGGTGCTTTTTGCCGGTCTTCGCTTTGACCTTAGTGCTATTTTTATAACAAACGTGCTTGTTTCAGTCATATTACTATTGCCGCTTAAGTTTCATCAAAAATCAGCAAGAATTGTAATTACATCATTGTTCTTACTCTCAAATCTCCCATTTCTGCTTTTTAACCTAATTGATGTCGGTTATTTTCATTTTACACAAAAACGTACTACTGCCGATTTTTTTGGTGTAGCCATGTTAGGCGATGATTTCTTCAATATGTTACCATCGTTGTTACGCGACTATTGGGGGCTGTTAACCGGATTTCTGATTCTTTCTGTTGTACTTTATAAGTCATTTCTGTGGTTCATAAAACAGAGAACAGGAAAAAGCAGATGGTGGTTTGTTGAAATTGCAGTTACCATTGGTTTAACAGTTCTTTTATTCAGAGGTGGATTACAGTACAAACCTATTTCAGTACTAACTGCAGCACGCTATACAAGCAATCAGAATGTAGCAACAGTACTCAACACCACATTTACCATCCTGAAAACAATTGGAAAAGATGAACTGAAGAACTACGACTTTGACAAGAAGATTCCTTCAGATTTGACATACTTCAATCCGCAGCATAGTTATGCAAACTCAGGAGTATTTAAACCAATGAATGTGGTATTAATTATCATGGAAAGTTTTGGTAAAGAATATACAGGTTATTTTAATCAGGGCAAGGGTTATACACCGTTTTTAGACTCATTAATGCAGCACAGTTTAACGTGTACCAATGCCTTTGCCAATGGCAAGAAATCTATTGAAGGCATACCGGGTATTGTTTCAGGAATTCCCGCATTAATGAACACTCCATACATCAGTGGGCAATACAATAGTAATAACCTGAATAGTCTGCCTTTTCTGCTAAAAAAATATGGTTATACTTCTTCGTTTTATCATGGAGGGAATAATGGCACAATGGGTTTTGAGAATTTTACCAAAATGGCCGGGTATGATCATTATGTTGGAAGAAATGAATATGGCGACAAAGATTATGATGGTACATGGGGGGTTTATGATGAACCATTCTTTCAGTTTTTTTGTCATGAATTAAATAAACAAAAACAACCTTTTGTTGCCACCATTTTTTCACTTTCATCACATCATCCTTATGCAATACCGCCTCAATACAATTCAAGATTTAAAGAAGGTGAGCAGCCAATACATCAGTCGGTGCGATATGCCGATTATGCACTTCAGCAATATTTTGATTGTGCTAAAAAACAATCATGGTATCATAACACACTTTTTATTATTACAGCAGATCATACAGGGCCTTCAGTGGTAAGTCAGTATCAAACACGAACAGGAATTTACGAAGTTCCAATTGTGTATTTTGCTCCTGATGACAGCCTGCTACAAGGGCAGTATGAAAATGTTACGCAACATACCGATATAGTTCCCGGGGTATTAAATTATTTGCATTATCCGGACAGTTTTAAGTTTTTCGGCAATAGTATTTTCGATAAAACTGTAAGCATCCGTTTTGCGGTTAGTTTTCTTGATGGCTCCTATCAGTTGATTACCAACAACAGCATTTCTGTTACAGACTTTGACTCAGAGTATCATTTTGTACTGCGTAATGCAAAAGCAGTGAACGATTCTGCAGAAGCTTCAAACACATTAAAAGTATTTGTTAGTTTGTATAACAGAAGCATGATTCACAATAAACTTACAGAAGATGAGTAG
- a CDS encoding oligosaccharide flippase family protein, producing MMQPSFPGLAGFISMGLLAGFVTGGVVASIMLYFNIQKQSEPFTLGFDLTALKNVAKKYEAFPKVNLWQSIADMLLINGVIYFLTAFFSPAVVGLYGLTMRVLQAPFNLIGYSMGQVFIQDAAHQYNEGKNIQPIIKKSIQRTAFIAIPIVLPLILAGPQLFAFVFGENWRQSGEYAQILAPWFFLDFIRTPLGQIPIIMGKQKRQFTITIAGNILMVISLLLGGFYFNNPLLVVTLFTALQSLYLIYVIYWIYSISGVTSEIRDDSR from the coding sequence ATGATGCAGCCATCGTTCCCAGGGCTTGCAGGTTTTATTTCAATGGGATTGCTTGCAGGCTTTGTTACAGGCGGTGTTGTTGCCTCCATCATGCTATACTTTAATATTCAAAAGCAGTCTGAACCATTTACGCTTGGCTTTGATTTGACTGCATTAAAAAATGTTGCAAAAAAATACGAAGCTTTTCCTAAAGTAAATTTATGGCAATCTATTGCCGATATGCTGCTAATTAACGGAGTCATCTATTTTCTGACTGCATTTTTCAGCCCTGCTGTTGTAGGTCTGTACGGACTTACCATGAGGGTTTTACAAGCTCCATTTAACCTGATAGGATACAGCATGGGACAGGTTTTTATACAGGATGCAGCACATCAGTATAATGAAGGAAAAAATATTCAGCCCATTATTAAAAAATCTATTCAACGCACTGCTTTCATAGCTATACCAATTGTGTTACCATTAATTTTAGCAGGGCCACAACTTTTTGCTTTTGTCTTTGGCGAAAATTGGCGGCAGTCAGGCGAGTATGCTCAAATACTTGCTCCCTGGTTTTTTCTTGACTTTATCAGAACACCATTGGGGCAGATTCCTATCATCATGGGCAAGCAAAAACGACAATTCACAATAACAATTGCCGGAAATATTTTGATGGTAATTTCTTTGTTGTTAGGTGGCTTTTATTTTAATAATCCATTGCTTGTGGTCACCTTATTTACAGCACTTCAATCGCTATATCTCATTTATGTCATTTATTGGATCTATAGCATTTCTGGTGTAACCTCAGAAATCAGGGATGATTCAAGGTAA
- the rny gene encoding ribonuclease Y: MDPIIIGVGIGAALIAAIITFLVTKKNNAVIVGAAQQQADTLIKEAEAKGEVIKKDKLLEAKEKFFQLKSEHEKMIAEKDKKISDSENRIKQKERELNQKLEQNSRKHQEYEALQSNLKGQMQIVEARKQEVDKSLQKHVQALEKIAGISQDEAKTQLMETLKAEARTHAQSYIKEIMDEAKLTANKEAKRIIIQSIQRVATEHAVENSVTVFNLENDDVKGRVIGREGRNIRALEAATGIEIIVDDTPEAIILSGFDPVRRELARLALHQLVSDGRIHPARIEEVVNKVRKQLEEEIIETGKRTCIDLGIHGLAPELIRMVGRMKYRSSYGQNLLQHSREVANLCAIMASELGLNAKLAKRAGLLHDIGKVPDDEPELPHAILGMKLAEKNKENAEVCNAIGAHHDEIEMTSLISPIIQVCDAISGARPGARREIVEQYIKRLKDLEALALSYPGVEKSFAIQAGRELRVIVESEKVSDQQADTLSFDLAQRIQTEMTYPGQVKVTVIREKRAVNYAK; the protein is encoded by the coding sequence ATGGATCCAATAATCATAGGAGTTGGAATAGGTGCGGCATTGATAGCAGCAATTATAACCTTCCTCGTAACAAAAAAGAACAATGCTGTAATAGTAGGTGCAGCTCAACAACAGGCGGATACGCTGATAAAGGAAGCAGAAGCTAAAGGTGAGGTTATTAAAAAAGATAAACTTCTTGAAGCAAAAGAAAAATTTTTCCAGCTAAAATCAGAGCATGAGAAGATGATTGCTGAAAAAGACAAGAAAATTTCTGACTCAGAAAACCGTATCAAACAAAAAGAGCGTGAACTGAATCAAAAACTTGAACAAAACTCTCGCAAACATCAGGAGTATGAAGCCTTGCAGAGCAACCTCAAAGGACAGATGCAGATTGTAGAAGCCCGTAAGCAGGAAGTTGACAAATCACTTCAAAAGCATGTTCAGGCTCTTGAAAAAATTGCAGGCATCAGCCAGGATGAAGCCAAAACGCAGTTAATGGAAACACTCAAAGCCGAAGCCCGCACTCATGCACAATCTTATATCAAAGAGATTATGGATGAAGCTAAATTAACTGCCAATAAAGAAGCAAAACGCATCATCATTCAAAGCATTCAGCGTGTGGCAACAGAGCATGCTGTTGAAAATTCTGTTACTGTTTTCAATCTTGAGAACGATGACGTAAAAGGCCGTGTAATTGGTCGCGAAGGAAGAAACATCAGAGCACTTGAAGCTGCAACAGGAATAGAAATTATTGTTGACGATACTCCCGAAGCAATTATTCTGAGTGGCTTCGATCCTGTCAGACGCGAGTTAGCACGACTTGCGCTGCATCAGTTGGTGAGTGACGGACGTATTCACCCTGCACGAATTGAAGAAGTGGTGAATAAAGTACGCAAGCAACTTGAAGAAGAAATTATAGAAACCGGGAAACGCACCTGTATTGACTTAGGAATTCACGGTCTTGCACCTGAATTGATTCGCATGGTAGGCAGAATGAAATACCGATCTTCTTATGGTCAAAATTTGTTACAACACTCACGTGAGGTTGCCAACCTTTGTGCCATTATGGCCAGTGAATTGGGATTAAATGCCAAGCTTGCCAAACGTGCAGGCCTATTACATGATATAGGAAAAGTGCCTGACGATGAGCCTGAATTACCACATGCAATTCTCGGAATGAAACTTGCCGAAAAGAATAAAGAAAATGCTGAAGTATGCAATGCCATTGGTGCTCACCACGATGAAATTGAAATGACAAGCCTTATCAGCCCTATCATTCAGGTTTGTGACGCCATATCAGGTGCGCGCCCGGGTGCAAGACGCGAAATAGTTGAGCAATACATCAAACGACTAAAAGACCTCGAAGCACTTGCCCTCTCCTATCCCGGTGTAGAGAAATCATTTGCCATACAAGCAGGACGTGAATTGCGTGTTATAGTTGAAAGCGAAAAAGTTAGTGACCAGCAAGCCGATACACTCAGCTTCGACCTGGCACAAAGAATTCAGACAGAGATGACCTATCCGGGACAAGTAAAAGTTACGGTTATCCGTGAGAAACGTGCGGTAAATTACGCCAAGTAA
- a CDS encoding glycosyltransferase family 4 protein: protein MKFTILTQYYPPETGAPQNRLSDLALQLKNEGHEITVLTAMPNYPQNQIHANYKGQYFISESINEIVILRSWIYVGKSRSVIPRLFNYFSFVISSFIWGILKLKKQDIIICESPPLFLGLTGWLLSRIKRSKFIFNISDLWPESAEKLGVITNKSLLKMAERLELFLYRKSFLITGQTQGIIQNIKERTHLENLHWLPNGISDDVVNLNLNKGECRKNFNLSDDSFIFSYTGVMGHAQGLEIIIHAAEKFISKNVIIIFCGDGPELESLKTLADKSGLNNFIFTGAVDKKVALQVVAASDAAIIPLKRLDLFKGAIPSKIFENCALGKPILLGVDGEARELFINQANAGIYFEPENVNELSSAMENLYENKTLCTTLGKNGKQFVLSKFSRKQIAVDFLEVLKKKQSAEL from the coding sequence ATGAAATTCACCATCCTTACTCAATATTACCCTCCTGAGACTGGCGCTCCGCAAAATCGCCTTTCAGACCTTGCGTTACAGTTAAAAAATGAAGGACATGAAATAACCGTTCTTACAGCAATGCCTAATTATCCGCAGAATCAAATTCACGCCAACTATAAAGGCCAGTATTTTATTTCAGAGAGCATTAATGAAATTGTAATTCTCAGAAGTTGGATATATGTCGGCAAAAGCCGCTCTGTTATTCCGCGACTGTTTAATTATTTTTCGTTTGTGATTTCTTCGTTCATCTGGGGCATTTTAAAACTTAAAAAACAGGATATCATCATTTGTGAAAGTCCTCCTTTGTTTTTAGGACTAACAGGGTGGCTCCTCTCCAGAATAAAAAGATCAAAATTTATTTTTAACATCTCCGATCTCTGGCCTGAGTCAGCCGAAAAACTTGGTGTCATTACCAATAAATCTCTTTTGAAGATGGCTGAGCGTCTTGAACTTTTTCTTTATAGAAAATCTTTTCTGATTACCGGACAAACACAGGGTATCATTCAAAACATTAAAGAGCGAACACATTTAGAGAACCTGCATTGGCTACCCAATGGAATTTCTGATGATGTGGTTAATTTAAATCTCAACAAGGGCGAATGTCGCAAGAATTTCAATCTTTCAGATGATAGTTTTATTTTTAGCTATACAGGCGTGATGGGCCATGCACAAGGATTGGAAATTATCATTCATGCAGCAGAAAAATTTATTTCCAAAAATGTAATTATAATCTTTTGTGGTGATGGTCCTGAGTTGGAAAGTTTGAAAACATTAGCAGATAAATCTGGTTTAAATAATTTTATTTTTACCGGTGCAGTTGACAAAAAAGTCGCACTACAAGTAGTTGCTGCCTCCGATGCTGCAATTATTCCTCTCAAACGTCTTGATCTTTTTAAAGGCGCTATTCCATCTAAAATTTTCGAAAACTGTGCACTCGGGAAACCTATTTTATTAGGCGTTGATGGCGAAGCAAGAGAGTTATTTATCAATCAGGCGAATGCAGGAATTTATTTTGAGCCGGAAAATGTAAATGAACTGTCTTCTGCCATGGAAAACCTTTATGAAAACAAAACACTATGCACAACATTAGGGAAAAACGGAAAACAATTTGTGTTAAGCAAATTTTCAAGAAAACAGATTGCAGTTGATTTTTTAGAGGTCCTGAAAAAAAAACAATCCGCTGAATTATAA
- a CDS encoding bifunctional 3,4-dihydroxy-2-butanone-4-phosphate synthase/GTP cyclohydrolase II has protein sequence MTPDNTMKLNSIEEAITDLKNGKAVIVVDDADRENEGDFITAAHNATPEMINFMASHGRGLICATLTEQRCEALALNMMVATNTSSHETPFTVSVDLLGNGCTTGISASDRSKTIKALIDPATKPSDLGRPGHIFPLKSKNGGVLRRAGHTEAGVDLARLAGFEPAGVLVEIMNEDGTMARLPDLVKIAKKFDLKIISIEDLISYRLKTESLIEREVEVKLPTAYGSFELFAYKQNTTGQEHLALVKGAWKKDEPILVRVHSSCLTGDIFGSCRCDCGPQLHKAMQMIEKEGKGVIVYMNQEGRGIGLLNKLKAYKLQEAGKDTVEANQELGFKPDERDYGVGAQILRDLGVSKLKLMTNNPTKRAGLIGYGLEIVEIIPLEIESNEHNRHYLQTKRDKMGHTIK, from the coding sequence ATGACTCCTGACAATACAATGAAATTGAATAGTATAGAAGAAGCTATAACCGATCTAAAAAATGGTAAAGCTGTAATAGTAGTAGATGATGCCGACCGTGAAAACGAGGGCGACTTTATTACTGCAGCCCACAATGCCACTCCCGAAATGATAAATTTTATGGCAAGCCATGGCCGGGGTTTGATTTGCGCCACCTTAACAGAGCAACGCTGCGAAGCGTTAGCTTTGAATATGATGGTTGCCACCAATACATCTTCTCACGAAACACCATTTACCGTGTCTGTTGATTTACTCGGGAATGGTTGCACCACAGGAATTTCTGCCTCCGACCGCTCGAAAACCATTAAAGCATTAATTGACCCCGCAACAAAACCTTCAGACCTTGGTCGCCCGGGACATATTTTCCCTCTGAAAAGTAAAAATGGTGGTGTTTTAAGGAGAGCAGGACATACTGAAGCCGGTGTTGACCTTGCCCGTCTTGCCGGATTTGAGCCTGCCGGTGTTTTGGTTGAGATTATGAACGAAGATGGAACGATGGCTCGACTACCCGATCTGGTAAAAATTGCCAAGAAATTTGATCTGAAAATAATTTCTATTGAGGACCTTATTTCCTATAGACTGAAAACAGAATCACTCATTGAACGCGAAGTGGAGGTGAAACTTCCTACTGCCTATGGTAGTTTTGAGCTTTTCGCCTATAAACAAAATACAACAGGACAAGAGCATCTTGCCTTAGTAAAAGGTGCTTGGAAAAAAGACGAACCTATTTTAGTGAGGGTTCACTCCTCCTGCCTTACCGGTGATATTTTTGGCTCATGTCGCTGCGACTGCGGACCACAATTGCATAAAGCCATGCAGATGATTGAAAAAGAAGGAAAAGGTGTCATTGTTTATATGAATCAGGAAGGACGTGGAATCGGATTATTGAATAAACTAAAAGCCTATAAACTACAGGAAGCAGGAAAAGATACCGTTGAAGCCAATCAGGAACTGGGTTTTAAACCGGATGAGAGAGATTATGGCGTTGGCGCACAAATTCTGCGTGATTTAGGTGTTTCCAAACTAAAACTTATGACCAACAACCCTACCAAACGAGCAGGCCTCATCGGATATGGCTTGGAGATTGTTGAAATTATACCGCTAGAAATCGAGTCCAATGAACATAACCGTCATTACCTGCAGACAAAGCGTGATAAAATGGGACATACTATTAAATAA
- a CDS encoding diacylglycerol kinase family protein, whose translation MSSGKRVMFILNPIAGHGLNENIVAVANETLSKYAIESVFKKTEFAGHATTLAAEAVRDKVNLVVCVGGDGTVNETAQVLKDSETALAIIPTGSGNGLARHLRIPMDYKKAIALLIEGKQVAIDTFLVNGRFAVNLVGVGFDALVAHRFAALKVRGLKSYINTVIRSISDFEEMKFIDVEGKQQRAWMMCIANSSQFGNNARIAPHAQVNDGLLDIVLVKRPSIMQMIPFAVKMFNGKLGTSNSYKCIKAKKYSAQFNNAQPLHIDGEPAGMVSSVEVQIIPQSLNIIIP comes from the coding sequence ATGAGTAGCGGCAAGCGTGTAATGTTTATTTTAAATCCCATAGCAGGGCATGGGCTCAATGAGAATATTGTTGCTGTTGCTAATGAAACGCTCAGTAAGTATGCAATTGAAAGTGTCTTTAAGAAGACTGAATTTGCAGGACATGCAACTACACTTGCAGCAGAAGCTGTAAGAGATAAAGTGAATTTGGTTGTTTGCGTTGGTGGCGATGGTACTGTAAACGAAACTGCACAAGTATTGAAGGATAGTGAAACGGCTTTGGCTATTATACCAACCGGATCAGGAAATGGACTTGCCCGACATTTACGCATACCAATGGATTATAAAAAAGCTATTGCATTATTGATTGAAGGAAAGCAAGTTGCAATTGATACCTTTTTGGTTAATGGCAGGTTTGCCGTAAACCTTGTAGGAGTAGGTTTTGATGCACTTGTGGCACATCGTTTTGCAGCGCTAAAAGTTAGAGGGTTGAAGTCTTACATCAATACTGTTATACGAAGTATTTCTGACTTTGAAGAAATGAAATTTATTGATGTAGAAGGGAAGCAACAAAGAGCATGGATGATGTGCATAGCCAACAGCTCGCAGTTTGGCAATAATGCACGCATTGCACCTCATGCACAGGTCAACGATGGCTTGCTTGATATTGTACTTGTAAAGCGACCTTCTATAATGCAAATGATACCTTTTGCAGTTAAAATGTTCAATGGTAAATTAGGAACATCCAATAGTTACAAGTGCATAAAGGCAAAAAAATATTCAGCACAATTTAATAATGCTCAGCCATTGCATATTGATGGCGAACCTGCAGGGATGGTCTCTTCTGTTGAAGTACAGATAATTCCGCAATCATTAAATATTATTATTCCATAA
- a CDS encoding O-antigen ligase family protein, whose amino-acid sequence MTVTPNSIPANNTYQLLQKILCFCLAITSFMAVPYSKSIAFDWFIQLPGSYKISLFNLVEIISFSTAFFIIRLRVLAGIERRILIALLLVMATRVISLLFAKQYESIQYFSILRFAEVLLGLIILTNLLQSKANRNIFIAGLACGLLIECFLGLNMVIQTGGHLRGIFFGIPSYQMMVLFILFLFLLTKSQNLIILIFAINILLTGIMATQTRAALIQLAVGMIVVIIIAYKQGFFKRFAITLVVVTIVHSITLYSMQSVISAAKERFEDAIKEGKIHLEEDEHSVGGGTIQYRLYLWDKSIGAFLSHPVTGIGSGSFPRQLDSLPQKFGVQLERNDKNLPLSTHNTFLGVLAETGIVGITAYFFWLSCIIILIIKYYRSSSHRSFETAVAIMLGIFIFSDFWSQQSFLPNMTYLTAYLLASLRSENYNPLPSS is encoded by the coding sequence ATGACTGTTACTCCCAATAGCATACCGGCCAACAACACGTATCAACTGCTTCAAAAGATTTTATGCTTCTGCCTGGCAATTACATCTTTTATGGCAGTGCCTTACTCTAAAAGTATTGCATTCGACTGGTTTATTCAACTGCCCGGAAGTTATAAGATTAGTCTTTTTAACTTAGTAGAAATAATAAGTTTCTCAACTGCTTTTTTCATAATCAGGCTTCGGGTTTTAGCAGGTATTGAAAGAAGAATTCTGATTGCCCTCTTACTAGTAATGGCAACCCGAGTAATTTCTCTGCTCTTTGCAAAACAATATGAATCCATTCAATATTTCAGCATTCTGAGGTTTGCCGAAGTTTTATTAGGATTAATTATCCTGACCAACCTGTTGCAATCTAAAGCCAACAGAAATATTTTTATTGCTGGATTGGCATGTGGGTTATTGATTGAATGTTTTCTTGGCTTAAACATGGTCATTCAAACAGGAGGACATCTAAGAGGCATTTTCTTCGGAATACCATCATATCAGATGATGGTGCTTTTCATTCTGTTTTTATTCTTACTTACAAAATCACAGAATTTAATTATTTTAATATTTGCCATTAATATTTTACTTACCGGAATAATGGCTACACAAACACGTGCAGCATTAATCCAATTAGCAGTAGGCATGATTGTAGTTATCATAATTGCCTATAAACAAGGTTTCTTTAAAAGATTTGCTATAACTTTAGTAGTTGTTACTATTGTTCATAGCATTACACTTTATTCCATGCAATCAGTTATCAGTGCAGCAAAGGAACGATTTGAAGATGCTATCAAAGAAGGAAAAATTCACTTAGAAGAAGACGAACATTCAGTTGGCGGTGGCACCATTCAATATAGATTGTATTTATGGGATAAAAGTATTGGAGCCTTTCTTAGCCATCCTGTAACCGGTATTGGAAGCGGCAGCTTCCCTCGACAGTTAGATTCACTACCTCAAAAATTCGGAGTGCAATTAGAACGTAATGATAAAAATCTACCACTGAGTACACATAATACATTTTTAGGAGTGTTGGCAGAAACAGGAATAGTTGGCATTACAGCATATTTTTTCTGGCTTAGTTGTATAATAATTTTGATTATAAAATATTACCGTTCTTCAAGCCATAGGAGTTTTGAAACTGCAGTAGCAATCATGTTAGGAATATTTATTTTTTCAGATTTTTGGTCACAACAGTCTTTTCTTCCCAACATGACATATCTGACCGCCTATTTACTTGCTTCATTACGCAGCGAAAATTATAATCCACTACCATCCTCATAA
- a CDS encoding translation initiation factor — protein MSKKKNESSGIVYSTNPDFKFNNNNNIESVTPAPAQQDLRVMRDSKQRGGKTVTLIKGFVGKEEDIEKLTKMLKTKCGTGGTFKDGEIIIQGDQREKVFDLLLAAGYKVKKAGG, from the coding sequence ATGTCAAAGAAGAAAAACGAAAGCTCAGGAATTGTTTACAGCACCAATCCTGATTTTAAATTCAACAACAATAACAACATTGAATCTGTTACACCGGCACCGGCACAGCAGGATTTAAGAGTTATGAGAGACAGTAAGCAACGTGGCGGAAAAACTGTGACACTGATAAAAGGATTTGTAGGAAAAGAGGAAGATATTGAAAAACTCACAAAGATGTTAAAAACAAAATGTGGTACAGGAGGAACTTTTAAAGATGGTGAAATTATTATACAGGGAGATCAAAGAGAAAAAGTTTTTGATTTATTATTAGCCGCAGGATACAAGGTAAAAAAAGCAGGAGGATAG